In the Glycine max cultivar Williams 82 chromosome 6, Glycine_max_v4.0, whole genome shotgun sequence genome, TAGCTTTCCTTCCTATCTCATGTTGCACATCATTCAGATAAAGCTCACATTGGAGCATATTATGAAGCTTAACATAGGCTTGGGATTCCATACTTTTattcagaaaacaaaacaaaacatcttGCTTGTTCTGTCTCCAAGATGAAATTAAGCACTATTAGAGACTTCAAGTTTTTGGATATAATGCAAAAACCTCAAAGATTGCACGATGCGTGCCTTGAATTTCGATTATGAAGGCGATGAGGTCCTTGAAGACCAAAGATGGAGAAGCATGAAGACTGGTTGAGAATGAAACACAATGTGCAGGTTCAAGAGAGATAAGAGAGAGTgtgtgtttcttttttgtttgaagAGGGACAcgtaaaaaaatcacaatcgTTCATATAATCAAACATTTGAGACTTTTTTAATTGCACCTCCAGTTGACATTGCTATGGGAGAGGATCTAGATCCCTTCATCTCAAAGTTCATTGAGTTTGATGTAAGAGAAGCTTAAACTATATTTGATCTTATGTTTTGTGTGTTGAATCATTGTTTTGAGTTCATTAGAAGCATTTTAATTCAATATTCATGTTGGACattgaaaaattatgaattgGAGTTCATTTGGAATCCATTGGAAGagattttagaagaaaaatcaCAATCTGACCTATCAAGGAATGACGCTTAAGCGTGATTTGAGGGTCTCTTAGGAACTGACATTAAGTACACTTTGAGCAACAATTGTTTTCCATCTGGATTTTGTATTGTATGTAATGTAATGTgtcatacttttattttcatactctcataaaaaatataatttcatattcGTGAATTAACTAAAAACTTTCTACTtgctttataaattaaaaaatccatCCCTGGGTGctatattttatatacatataaatataaatatataaaagaaaattacaattttttccggtagaaaaaaattatgactaatttatataattgaaaagataataaacaaaaagagtaaatatatattaattatgtaaaacaaGTTTTAACTTTGAttggagaaaaatattttgtaaaaatgtttATTGTCGTGAATTAGTGTAAATTTTACtacttgtttttataaaaaaaacttattcatcCCTGTGTGCGATATTTTATATGGTAAGTTAAGTTTAAACTTCTTACtatcatgaaaaatatttatttccatTTGTTATATTCTCTTCACACTTTTCAtttcgtaaaataaaatattcaataaattaagtatttaaataACGAAAAAGACAGccataaaaaatacattcaaattaaaattattatgataaaaaatataatttcaccataataatttatatacatatatataaagagaaagatgtGATaatcacaaatataaaaataaacataaacaatTATTAAATAGTGAAAAAGACAGccataaaaaatacattcaaattaaaattataataatgaaaaatataattttaccgtaataatatatatatatatatatataaagagaaagatgtGAATcccaaatatgaaaataaacacaaacaattattaaatagtgtgataaattttactttaatcttttttatctaaatgacaccacaattttatcttaattaataaactattctataaataaataaataaatttatttttaaatttattttacgtCTCTCAAGTTTTTGAGGATCGCCTCTGCTGAACATGAAACTTAATTAATTCATCCCACTATAAGAGAATAATAACATTCctctccttaaaaaaaatagcattccTCACgcgagaaaaaatatatactttgaAACTTGATGCATCTAACCCCTAATAAAACCGATGCTttaatatgcattaaatataaaaaaatatattagagataatgtatttgattaaaatattttaatattttgaattttaatatcatattaGTACAAATTGTGCgttcttataaatataataattgctctgttaaaaatactaattgtaaatttatcaatatatgatcgatttgaattataattgagagaattaagaacattttatcaaaagtaaaagttattcttaataaaatatcaataaaatatttaaatatcttctaacataatgttaatatatttaacCTTCATCATGgcgaaatttaaaattatataagaaaaaattataagttcattaaatattatactaaATTTAAGCATTACACGGGACTACCGTTATgcatatttattatcatttataatgATCGATTGAAAATGTAATTAGGTCAGGAGAACTGAAATCATTATTTGAAAAGTAAAAGTTAgccttaaaaaattgaataaaatatttaaatatccaataatatttaaaagtcctttttgtaaaaaaaaaaaaccctttaaAAGTCCTATTTTTTGGACAGAACTTCATCCCTATATAATGATCTTTAAACTTacaaagtgtttttttatatataatcgtTAAACACAGTGTTATTGTATTAAACCTTAAATACTCAACGTTACATTACGTGTACGCAGGCCAGTCAAGCAGATAAAATTCAAGTTTTAGGccaatccaaaaaaataaaataaaatagtttcctattagtttttataaaataaataagtctcATATGTTGACAAGAAATTTATCtatgttgacaaaaaaaaaactattatataaCCATAcattataaactaaaatatttctcttaaattttgttttaggtttAGTCTCACTCACTGTTTGTGTGTCTAATAATGtatcattattatataatttatattgatgGGTTGAAACAATTGAGAGAATTACAATAACTatctcaaaaataaatatatccttgataaaaaaaataataaaattattaaaaatccaTCTCATTATATCCAACCACTTATTATATTGAATTGTTGAATTTGTTTCCACATAGGTTTGAACCACAAATGACTCTGAATTTTAACATTCTTTTGTGAGTTCAAACATTGTTTTCAATGCCACATCATCTGGCATAGTTGAAACTCTAGATTTCCAATTTTTCCTGATTTGTTTTGCACTCACATGCTAAATGAAGGATTTGTAGCTTAAATTGTCATCAAGAatcggtaaaaaaaaaagaaagttttttttagtcttcTTTGAAAGATGCCTATAATTTGCAAGTTTTTAATCCAGACATTAGATGAATCACAGAACACCACATCACATCTGCTGGCCACAGTGTATGCTTTGGAAAAACTCCTTACCCTCATTGGCtctaaaattattgtttatactgatcATATGCTGCAATTAAATACTTGCTTATTAGACCTGATTCCCAACCTAGACTCATTAGATAGATTTTCCGCCGAGAAGGagagaataagaaaaataaggagaaaaagagaagaaaggatagtcgaaatatttttattatatatgatgacCAGCCGTGATCCAAGAAAAAGAGGAAGGAAGAAATTAAAGAGCACAGGAAAAGAAAGGAGGAAATGATtttctaaaatgaaaaatttagacTTCACAAACCAAATTAATTACAGAGACTACATAAGCAAAATACACTTGAGGaacaactttaaatatttatccttaattaaacttaaaatattttatattttttagaccGCATAAACGGCTAAGGTTACTATTATAAATTTGTTGaacttataataattacttattaCTTATTCATGATTGTTAACACATTTTCTAATTTCTACCCTACTTTTTatcctctttatttatttttaattaaaatttattaaaaattataaaattataagtaaaattcattaaatttaaaataaaactcataattttttatgaattttaataaattttagtaactaataataaaaaatatatttaagtaagtTAAAGAAAACACTGGGTACGTTTAAATGATTTATCTTTCTAATTCTAATTCCAATTCTTTCCCAATTTATTAAACTGATCCACAGTTGTAACTGTAACCACAATTTCAAAACTTTGATATATAACACAACTCTTCAAACGTCCAAACACTAATCTCTACATGCGCGTCACCCCATATATATTCAGTAACCACATAACCGTTACCACCCTCAACCCCATGTTCCCTCGTCCGCATATAACAGTtacacttctttctttcttcattcttcCTCATAAAAAGTTAtacctttctttcttttgtccTCGTAAAACAGTTACACACTTGTTTGTTTCTCCAATCatttaagacattttttttttacaaacaccaCCCCATGGATCAAAACTGACACAACAACAATGTTCTGCATAAACAACACCTGGTCGGAATCCTCCACACAGTCCCCTTGCTCCTGTCGATGCGGTCATGGGTGCCTCCACCTACATCCGTATCCACGGGGACTGCCAGAAGGTGCTCCAGTACCCTCTCCTCTTCGGCGGTCTCTTCATATTCGTTGTTTCCACCCTCGGCCTCATCGGCGCGCTGTGCAGCATCAATGCCGCCATCTACCTCTACCTCCTCGTCACATTCTTCGTCGTCTTAGCCTTCTCCGCCTTCACCATTGTAGCGCTCTTCGTCACCAGAAACAACACGCCGTCATCGGTGGTGTATAGCGTAGCCGTGTAGGGGATTTCTCGCCGTGGCTGCAGCACTACGTCACTGACGAGCGGAACTGGGACGTGGCCAAGAGTTGCTTGCTGCATAAGCTTGTCTGTCACGACGGTAACAATGTGTCTCTTGCTTTCAAACAATTGTCTACCACGCAGGTTTGTAACAATGGTTCCCCTTTTTGTACTTGCCAGggaaaataaaaactcaaatttCAACATAAACCAGCTATCATCCACGCATGGATCAGTGCCACTTTGTAATccaatgtttaattaattttctcagggttttttattttactataatttaacatttttccaCAAAGATtcacaaattttaatattaaagtaaataattatttcaaataatttgatctttttaatataagataaaatgtGACGGAATTAATCTGTCATTGTCTAGGACAACAAAATCCGTCCCTGTGATTTCAAAATTGGCGACAAAATTTAGTTCGTTACACATTATGTCACAAAATTTGCTatggatttttatttattttgtgacgGATTACATCCCTCGCtaattttgattattctagtGGTACAagttcttattcttttctctttttttttccatattaaTCTGGAAggaaattatattaaatgttgAACCTCGGTGGTAATAGTAGTTATTTGAATTGATTGTAATATATAGTTAAGAAACGCTGTGTATCTTAGAATATTTCCTAATTACCTTGCTCTGATTATTTCTCCACACAGTTTGGGTGCTGTAAGCCACCGTTGCAATGTGGATTCACAAAGAAGAACGCTACGTTCTGGGAAGCGCCGGCAAAAGCAAGTACCGCGGCGAACAACACTAATTGCAGAACATGGAGCAACAGACAAGACAAACTGTGTTTCAACTGCGATTCGTGCAAAGGAGGAGTGCTGGCCAACATCAGAAGCCAGTGGAGACATCTCACTATATTCAATGCATGCGTGCTCGTGCTCGTCACCACCATCTACGTCTTGGGCTACTATGCCATCAGGAACAATCGCTTGGAGTACTCCAACTACACCACCCAGAGGAGGAAGATCGGAATGAGAATACCCTCCACAGTAATTTGATCAATATTGAACCCTACATGCTCTTTCTCAATTGTGTGAAGAAAAATGTTTCTATGTATTATTGAGGAATGCCAAGATTCTATCGGACACTCTCCCTTAAAGACAAGACTTTCTTTGTGATTGATTATAATAGAGAAAATCTTTATcatacaattatatttttctcttttgttttataaaaatttagagtaacaatatttgaatattttttttattttaaacatttattttcacacagtcttgtttttcttttatctttctctttctattacaaataaattctatgaaatttatatttttttctctgtcAGTACTAGGTATCTAATAGTATTGTGGATATCCATTTATCTTTTCCAAAAATTTATGATATGTACcaatatattttctctctttaaggATTATCACTAGCAGTACGTGTTTTTACACCATTTATAGGTAGCATTTAACATTCCAAAATGCTCCACATAATCGTTTGTTTGAATCGGCTTAGGTACGTACTAGACTGATATGGGCAAtacttatgaatattttttattaatatggtaAGCAGTTGTATGCCAAACTCACGTTACATGATGTGTATGCATGAGTGGTAGAGAAattgtatttataaaaaaaatggttcgataaaagagagataagaagagaagaaaaaagtgtATGATAATTGTTAATGTGAAaacagagataaaaaaaatattattgtaaaaggcgttatgaaaaaaatttatttataaatattacaaCTCTCTAACTAATTAAGATGCTATTTGGATTCATactacattttttataatattaattgttatgatctacaaaatttaaaacaagtaAAATGGATTTTAGATTTACAGTCGAATTCAAATTCCTATTTAAGtacaataaataaacaaatgagtAAATAATATAGCACCGAAAGtgtaaatgaattttttcataaaaaggaAGATAGTGCAAAAAAGatttatataatcattcaatcataaattattataataaatttgttatttttataataatcaattaaCTTAAAGCTATATCAATGATAATTTCTCATTAAttgatcatataaaaaatatatttcaattctaaataattaaaagttattttgttttctgatcaaattctatttttttaagattcctatttctaataaatatgttCCTATACTTGATAAGCAAAGAAAGACATAAAACAAAGTGTAAAcatgataaatgaaaaaaaggaaaaaaagtagaTAGAAAGTAATAGATCATCTTCATAACTgtcaagaaaataatttttgaaaccCATTTCAATATCATTTCATATTATATCACAAATAATGTACAATATTTGGTAGAGATTTGACAAGTTGATAAGCACTCAAGCACTCGAGAACCCTCCCTTAATAGCTACCTCTCAAGGGGTAGAACAAGCCACTTAAATATTCCATTGAGCATACCATTCTACTTGATGTGAGATTTAAGCACTCTATAATATCCAAGTCCTTATCATAGCACCACTCTTAGAGAACCAATGTCTTAATGACTATACACACTTCACTAAAATTTTTCGATTAGCCTGATTAACCTTTGTAAGTAGCCTGAAACATTGGCAATCAGTTATGATAACAATTGATAAACACCCCCAAACACACTCTGGGAACCCTCCCTCACCCTATAATACCTAAGGCCTATCATATCATCTCCCTTGATGAGACCTGGCAATctgacactactacaaaaatatgATTCTACATTGGTTCTATAGCATTTTTAACGACGGTTTCGAACCGTCTTTGTAGCCAGCAttgtaaaaaatcaaaactttttaCGACGGTTCTTGAAAACCCGTCTTAGAAAAGTtaaacattctaagacagttattttcttgagaaccgtcttagaatgtgtaatttttctaagacggtttttcaagaaccgtcttagaatataattttttttaaataaaataaaattatgattctaagacgatttttagaaaaccgtttttagaaaaccgtcttagaatgtagacattttaaacattctaagacggttctatgagagaatcgtcttagaatgtatgtgtttttttttaaaaaataaaataaaaaaataatgattctaCTAgttctccaagatcatcaaatTATTGCAATTAAACAATATTATTGGATCGCAAACAacaaatatttcaataaaaaaaatagaaagacccACTATTGACTTGATCACTATAACACAACTTTGACTTGAAAATTATTCTATTATGAATAGGGAACTAAGTAGATAAGTCTACACAAGAGTCATGAAAATTTACCTGAGGaagtatttttcttgaaaattattCTATTATGAATAGGGAACTAAGTAGATAAGTCTACACAAGAGTCATAGAAATTTACCTGAGGAAGTATTTTTCTTCCATCACGCAAAATTGCACCTGATCACATGTGGAGAGAAGGaacaattaaaacataaaagaccCACTATTGAAATACCATCTCAATTAAAGTACAACAATTAAGCTTGATTAGTCCATGACactaaatatgttttaattttatgcaGTAGTAGAGCaaatatgagaaattaaaactagaaaaaccaaaatacGTTAGTGAGATAGCAATATTCGGTATTGTAGGATTTGTCTATAATACATTAATTAgacaaaagtttcttttttttctattggcttatgtgttcctgcaacttttaTTGCTATTACGGGAATGCTAAAACTCCTATTTAAAGCATTCCACGAGGACCAACAAACACACAACAGAAATTTATAACTCTTAGTACTTTTTAAAATCATGATTAaggaattcaaaaataaaataaagatagttAACaagttctcttttttattttaattagtacTAGTAGTTATGATTAGAATATTGGttaagatattaattaataaataaaatatacttacttaaaaattaaatactcttaaattaattgtttaagTAATTAAGAGTTAatcctctatcttttttttcaagTCATCTCTCATCAAATATATCAACTAAAAATGTAAAGAGTAGaattaaatgtaataaatattatattattaaaataaataaattattatatattaaatatgtcacactaatttatttttaagtttttcattCCTCcctattgtttaaatttattcaatCTCAATTTACGGCTACAAATCACAAGATGGCACATCTAACTTGTCTCAGCATTTGGGTTGGGACTTTCGTAGATGAGGCAGTGAAatccataaataaattataaatagggctgtaaaaaaaatttagctcAATTAAATCATAATCCAaatgaagttttatttaaaagttttgaataatgaaaattaattttaaaaaataatataaactaatTTCTAAATCAAACTAATTTCCTCCTCAATAAATGGTTTGTTTACCTGATATTTTAAATCaagtttagtaaaaaaaattcatcttacttaaatttatttttaaatctatttatttgcattttatttgttaaactatttttaaattaatttcaaccatttttaaaaacaaaatttgaattaaaaaacaattttaaaacgGAATTGGCTTTAGAACAAACTTTAGACCAAATTAATATGGCATGCCGTAAACCATCCACGAATGGAAACtaccaaaatcattttatttattttataaattgatacAAAATTGACTTTGTCGCTTTATTAATTTAACTTAACATTTCATCATACCATTAAATgcgaatcatattttttatttattaagtatCACTTATAATTGCTGTAAAAAAGTATCACTTGGAATTGTAATTGAATAGACTTGTATACAAgaagatttataattaaataattatgtaaatttttttacatatcagtatatgactttttttctcattaaaagaaaatgtgtaatttat is a window encoding:
- the LOC102665538 gene encoding LOW QUALITY PROTEIN: tetraspanin-11-like (The sequence of the model RefSeq protein was modified relative to this genomic sequence to represent the inferred CDS: inserted 1 base in 1 codon; substituted 1 base at 1 genomic stop codon), giving the protein MGASTYIRIHGDCQKVLQYPLLFGGLFIFVVSTLGLIGALCSINAAIYLYLLVTFFVVLAFSAFTIVALFVTRNNTPSSXGVXRSRVGDFSPWLQHYVTDERNWDVAKSCLLHKLVCHDGNNVSLAFKQLSTTQFGCCKPPLQCGFTKKNATFWEAPAKASTAANNTNCRTWSNRQDKLCFNCDSCKGGVLANIRSQWRHLTIFNACVLVLVTTIYVLGYYAIRNNRLDSRANMRN